The following are encoded in a window of Schistocerca nitens isolate TAMUIC-IGC-003100 chromosome 9, iqSchNite1.1, whole genome shotgun sequence genomic DNA:
- the LOC126203743 gene encoding novel acetylcholine receptor chaperone isoform X2 has translation MGSIVLKSLSVLLGIFFIFVGIMKMTSIISKDLHKDLRKEYVKYAKVFPLSELLDFKVPSKWYRRAVGTLEIICGLAMAFFPSNSVKQGANIVLLLMMMMAVYSHYMVNDKFERIAPALALPDGSSCTDLPASRVCLCVA, from the exons ATGGGGTCGATTGTGTTGAAAAGTTTATCTGTGCTGCTtggaatattttttatatttgtgggtaTAATGAAAATGACTTCAATCATCAGCAAGGATCTTCACAAAGATTtg AGGAAGGAATACGTCAAGTACGCGAAAGTATTTCCTCTTTCCGAGTTGCTAGATTTTAAAGTACCATCAAAATGGTATCGTAGGGCAGTAGGTACACTAGAAATAATTTGTGGGCTGGCGATGGCCTTTTTTCCAAGCA ATTCTGTCAAACAAGGAGCAAATATAGTCCtcttgctgatgatgatgatggctgtgTACTCCCACTACATGGTCAATGACAAATTTGAAAGAATTGCACCTGCATTG gccctgcccgaCGGATCTAGTTGCACCGATCTGCCTGCAAgccgggtctgtttgtgtgtggcataa